Genomic DNA from Trypanosoma brucei brucei TREU927 chromosome 9, whole genome shotgun sequence:
GGAATTGTCATTCTACGTTAACCTCCTCTCCTGTCTCGAACTTATAACAGCACCGCAAGTCAAAGCCATGCATACACACACCTAAAACCCACGGAACTCCAATTGTTGTGATGGTGCTAACGGGGGCAACCGCTTATCCCCACTCTCGGGATACGACTCAAAGTTACTTGTGTCGCCGGGGCTCTTCACTTTTACAGGAATGGGAGCGTGATAATGACGTCCATAGAGTTTCTCCCAATTCGCACCACGGAAGAATGGGTGATTCTTCACATCAGCTACGCCATCCTTCAGCGTGCCCAACCGTTTCGTGTGATCCGTTTGCAATAAACCCTTTACGAGATCCCGCGCACGGGAGTCAAACCAATTGGGGAATTTGAACCGGCCCGCAAGAATCTTTTCATACGTCCGAATTGGGGTTTcatcaaaaaagggaggatggCCAGCTATGAATTCATACAGCAAAACACCCATCGTCCACCAATCCACAGCCTTCCCATGTCCTTTGCTCTGAATTACCTCAGGTGCAAGATACTCAGGTGTCCCACATAACGTATAGGTACGATCCGTCACCTTCTTAGCAAAACCAAAATCAGTCACCTTGACGTGTCCCTTCCCATCAAGTAGCAGATTCTCAGGTTTCAAGTCACGGTAGATAATGTCCTTCGAGTGTAAATATTCAAAGGCCAACACAAGCTCCGCATGATAGAACTTCGCTACGTCATTCGGGAAACGGCCTGCGGAACGAAGGTGAGTAAATACCTCACCACCTACCACAAATTCTAGAACAAAGTAGACGCGGTTCTCATCCTGGAAGGAACACATCATGTTCACAATGAAGGGGTGTGACAACTCCATTAGAATTTGCTTCTCTTGGTTCAGGTGTTGTACCTGCTTCATCTTTAGTATCTCACGCTTCTTTAGACATTTTATTGCATAATACTCCCCCCTGCTCTTCAGTTTTGCAATGCGCACGCGACCAAACGAGCCGGTCCCTAGCGTGTCACCCATTTCAAAGTCACTCAGCTTCCATCCCGATGTGTCAGGTTTGGTAAACACATACGTTTGCGGTTCCGTCGACGTGGCTACAGGCATCCGCACTACCAGTACCTGCTCAAGCTCTgtcaaaaaagaataatgtataaataaatgtagACTTACGTATGCAACAAAATagcttatttttgtggagaaaacaaaaacggaaaGAGGAGTAAAGGGTTCTTCGACAGTAttcaaaatataaaaaagtaacaccaacagcagaagaaggaaaggcaaAAGGGAGAACAAGAGTGCGCCCGTGACCTCCCTCCGATATTCATTGAAATTCTGTAACAATGTAAAAATTTGGGAGGTGTTTCCCCTTTAAACGACAAGCCGACCCCTCCACCACCGAGAGGGGGAAGAGATGAAGAATTATGCACCAACTATGTTATATATTGCCTTTTACGCCATATTACCTTTAAGATAGCTGTAGAACCCCATTGTTAAAGCAGCGTTGGGCGCAGCAAATGTCACTCTGATCGGTAAGCCCTTCCACAGCGCACATACACCCTCGCTCTTAACAATAGCACACAATCCATCTAATAACCCCTTGTAACGGAAAGGAAATCCGTAAACGGCAGTTGGCTTTCCATTGACGGAGAGAACTGCCCGCTGTACCTGCAAGCGTGTCTTCACTAATTCCAGAGGGTTTGTTACGACGCAGGCGACAATATTCCCCATACCTCCTGCAcagagtgaagaagaaaatgttcCTAATGACATGTGCTCGTTGAGAACATTCTCAAAAACTTCGTAGCAACCAAAGTATACTGCCGAGTAGGGTCCGAAGGATGCCAATGTTGACCAATAACCCTTATATAAACCTCGCACACCTTCGTAGCGAGCGACAGTGCGGATGGCGTCCCAGTTGCCTTTGTATCGCCCTTCTACAAACGACGACTGCGCCTGCAGCCGTTCCTTCGTTACGTCAATAGGAACCCAAAAGATACAACTGACCGACTCGGCAAAGAGTCCACAAATAAGATGAATAAATGAAGAAGGTATGGTGctaagaaaggaagaggaatggCTTGCACTCACATATCCCTGAAGGAAATCTCGAGACCACGTGTATGTTGTTAGATACAGTGCAGTTCCCGGTGCAGAGCCAACAATCGCTACGCCCGCACCACGGTAGAAGGCACCTGGCCCTTCACGCCTCCAAATAGAACTCGCGACATGCCGCAGTGATCCCTTCGAATTTACATGAAGGGAACTGCTGCTATCTCCAAAGAAACCCGTGAAGGTCACAGTTTTAGCCGTATCGAGAGGATGACAAACCGCTCGGGCCATCACGCCAGCAAGAGCGGAGCATATTACATCCATACTTGTGGCCTCTCCTAATGTGCCCTATTGCCTTGTagtttcctctcttccttccttctttctatTTGCGAGATGTCTGAAAAGggggacaaaaaacaaagaaaaatttaaaaaattatgaaagaggcaataaaaataataacaacactagtaatagtaacaacgatagtaataatagcaaCAATGATTATATAAGGGACAGAGGACCGCCAACACTCACTTATTACTGCCTCCCACAAACAACTAAGCGGATGgaacgaagaagaagaagagttaACCCATCGAATGACAGATGAGAGACAAAATTGTCCACCCCTTTGTACGCAGAAGAGAGTGCGGGCACTTgatgaaataaatgaaaaataacaagaaaTGAAGGACAACAATTCACCCATCCATCCCGACTTGAGGCCCTCAATTTATTTAACCCACCGCCGTTGAGTTCATAAATATAGGGATACCCGgtaaaaagaagtaaaacggaagcaagaaggggaaaccctccctttcattccttccttcttgtttcttgttagtcctattcccttttttttcttttatttttttttaattttcctttacaTTGTGCTGAATTGAAttaggaagaaggaaagggaagggaaaggaaggggaaggaagaacaTAAATTGTTGTGGCACTTTAAGCCACTCTGTTTAGTTTGCAGCCCCAACATCCTCTGTCCCTTTGTAAACTCCCCACtacgcacaaacacagaaTCAACtcgacaccaacaacaaaacactcaaaaaaaaaatacaaaaaaaaggcaagacCAGCGCCCCCGAGTGCCTCACCCCcttttgcgtgtgtttgcgtgtgcgttttttttttcttttttgtttttcccgtttctctttcttttttttttcctgtgtgtgtgtgtgtgtttctttttttgctgtttttttttttttggctccccctccctctccccagaagaaaaaagaagaagaagatgttGACTCATCACATCGATTAATTCGGCGTTTTACCCTCCTTTACTACCTTTTTCACTTTGGATATCGCCCCAACTGAAATCAATTCTCTCAAcggagagaaaaacaaaaacaaaaaaacaaaaaaattcccTACCGCACGCACGCCTTTCCTCCGCTTTACCGCGGTCGCAAAGTtacacaaaacacaacaaatggaacaaaacaaaaaaaaagtaaccgCCTCCTCATATATCCCTTAAGAAGAAGTACGAAGGCATGAAGTGAATAGTtgggaaggaggggaggggaaatagagtgagaaaaagtaaaatgaaaaaaaaaattaagaaa
This window encodes:
- a CDS encoding protein kinase A catalytic subunit isoform 2 is translated as MPVATSTEPQTYVFTKPDTSGWKLSDFEMGDTLGTGSFGRVRIAKLKSRGEYYAIKCLKKREILKMKQVQHLNQEKQILMELSHPFIVNMMCSFQDENRVYFVLEFVVGGEVFTHLRSAGRFPNDVAKFYHAELVLAFEYLHSKDIIYRDLKPENLLLDGKGHVKVTDFGFAKKVTDRTYTLCGTPEYLAPEVIQSKGHGKAVDWWTMGVLLYEFIAGHPPFFDETPIRTYEKILAGRFKFPNWFDSRARDLVKGLLQTDHTKRLGTLKDGVADVKNHPFFRGANWEKLYGRHYHAPIPVKVKSPGDTSNFESYPESGDKRLPPLAPSQQLEFRGF
- a CDS encoding mitochondrial carrier protein, putative (some sequence similarity to mitochondrial carrier protein), with translation MDVICSALAGVMARAVCHPLDTAKTVTFTGFFGDSSSSLHVNSKGSLRHVASSIWRREGPGAFYRGAGVAIVGSAPGTALYLTTYTWSRDFLQGYVSASHSSSFLSTIPSSFIHLICGLFAESVSCIFWVPIDVTKERLQAQSSFVEGRYKGNWDAIRTVARYEGVRGLYKGYWSTLASFGPYSAVYFGCYEVFENVLNEHMSLGTFSSSLCAGGMGNIVACVVTNPLELVKTRLQVQRAVLSVNGKPTAVYGFPFRYKGLLDGLCAIVKSEGVCALWKGLPIRVTFAAPNAALTMGFYSYLKGNMA